CTTATTACtatctttaaaataaaataaaatgtaaaaaaacaacacttcttACCTGTTCAAGTCTGAATTGTTCTTGAACATCCCTGCGCATCTCTGAAACATGGTACAAATGATAAAATCATTAGATCAGTTATTTTGGTACATGAAAAGTATGAATACAAATTAGTATTTACCTGTCGTCTTCAGGTTTCAGCTTGGGATTTGGATTTGTGGTtcaaaaatgaacaaacatATTCAGtacatattatatactgtaacaaGTGTTAATAAATCATTGATGTACCACAGTGTCGGCCTGGTTGAACTCAATGGTGCTTCTTGATGTGATGACTATTTCAGAATGAGAGTCGGATGTATTATCCACTGCtgtagaaacaaaacaacaaaaatgaagaaatcattgacatacagtagatgtatgCCACAGCGAATCTAAATATGTGTAAGTATTTAGTCATGAAATCCACTAACCTCCTTCAACGTGTGTTTTCAGACAAAGGTAAAAGGTGAtcccagtgttttttttttgtatacacTCAAGCTGAATGGCCTTTCTGACCCAAGGCACATGGACCACCTCTGTGCAATCCGGATATAAAAGGACATAAGGTCCTTCTGGCATGTGCTTATTAAATACTGTCATTTTTTGAACAGCTGGTTTTAGTAGATCAGGTGCTGTTATCTCTGAGTCTACCAGTAATGGGAGCACCTTCCCTCTTAGAGGTTTTAAGTCAGCTCCATCAATTCCATATGGGACCATCCATCCAACGTTTATCTAGAAAAAtaaagtacactaagtccccaacttacgaacatccaacatgcgaactttcggagGTACGAACACAAACcaactggtctattttttcatgtattttgccttgtattactgtaactccattatttatactgctacatgcttgaccagtagagggcactgtgacactgctaacgGGACCAACAGAtgctggggagagaaagctaaatggaaagctaaattgtagctgtatgatacaacccggacagagcgtgtgattaaagtttatgaagagttaataggcctgcttaattctacaccacccacagaacactacctcttttagaagagtctgatgacgatgacgatttgtcctttttttcaatatcgcctcctcctcctccaccacaacgacgtatgcttgaccactcctcttcaaaggtaaataacatttatcattacgtattattatatcattgttatttttgtttttttcattaattatcctcgtttaatattactactgcatccaaactcatatttacatacatacgcatgtactgtatatgtatacacgtacatgtagtacctatatcactggtaatattacctttttttttttttttttacttaagaacggtcgtctggaaccaattgtgttcgttggttgggaaCTTAGTGTATTAAAGATCAAGTATTAAattgtgtatacacacacacatacatatatatatatatatatatatataaacatatacagtagtacctcgcataacataaacctccttttacataaattccactgaacataaagaatttatgtaaagtttttgcttcgtattacagaagaaatttcatataacataaagcgtcaagtcagtgcaagtcttttttttcggGGCAAGTCTGATTTTCGGgggattttcggggcaccgcctacgctttCATCTCAttgctgagttatacagcacgtacgtgagtttgtgtgagagacaggcttctcccttcaaactccttcctcttcgtagtccccctgaaactaacttgaactaagttaagttacaaattaaaattttgcacacagcattatcgtgtagtgcgtgtgcgtttgtctgtgagaccagttgactcttagactctttgagtcgcgtttcgactcaggctagtcctcctcctccttcctgcctccacttgcgctcctgatcaagacatctcgtgaacggtaagtttgtttttgtttttcagttttattcatttacagtaatcttatttattaccttattttatattggaatgttactctactatgtttatgctaacattttcatatattttctcaccatatttggtggactgtgaatattttgaagtgttaaaggggtgagtttgggaagatcttggaacggattaggctgtggcttcagcggcttgctatccagagctatccagatatacaagtattatacagatcagtgggctCCACTTACTTTATTCAGCAGTCGCCTGTTCAAatgcactgatctgtataatatatctggatagctcatacgtcgcacgccggaATGATATTATcggtaatattattttccagaacatatcatatgaatgaatccttttacgtcagtcattcagcagcaaaaaataaataaattgttgttcatccaaatgaagggtcatgccgggtcaattgtatgcaaactggcttgctaactgcactgtatacaatgcctggtaagcatcatggaagcactgagattctcccattccttcaagtaacgcaaccttcgtcccttaaaataatacatatatcatgatataacaaaaaaagtacgtcaatttcctcttagctattatataGCTATATAAATGTATCAATTCTGAACATACATTTactcagaggaattttacacgatcaaAAGTATCTgtgagatcgacagtgcaaaacccttaaattatcaatcataaatctacatttcaatcatacttacaggtgaaatgttcgtccacagcctttgaactggcgatttgtgcagttaatagctgcacatgcaggcatcttaagtcgaaatttgtgtccaatccgaattaataaaaataagttcaccacgaatgcaaaagcttgcccgagaagtgtttcttgcgagtagcaatatggcggccgtttgccttcgcaagtcatcgccaatgagctacccagatatattatacagatcagtggttcaAATGTCCCCGCGGTTTGTTCTTTCTTCCGGTAAGTACCATTTAACAACTCCAACGAGCGTCCACGTGTGCAGCAAAATCACGTCAACCTGCTCAAGTGTGTGCCACAAATATTACCGCTTTGTCTGATTGGTGTGGCAAAATCGGAAAATCCCCTTTCGGGTGTTCCAATTGTAATTTGTTAAGGTGTTTTGCACTTCACGTCCACCAACATTAACCAAAAGCAATGGACCAACTCCTTGGAGCTGATTGGTCACTTCCAATAACCTGGGATTTCGTACATTCCCTTTCCGGGTTGTGTAATTGTaaattgttttcctttttgttaaCGTGTTTTTCACCCTCGGCCACCGTAAAGGATAGTAGTTTGTAAAtcttttgtaatataacaagttTCTAACCAGATAGAGGAGTCATACTTTAAATTCACTGAAATGCATATGAAATTATAATACATTTTGAGTATCATTTGACTATTTACATGCCGGGCTGACTGTCCTGGTTTTCAGTAATCAAAGTATGGGCATCCTACATAATTATGTTTAGAAGTTTAAAGCTATCCTATTCGtattctatttgtgttttacaaatattttgatatagcttttaatattttaataaagcTTGTGGTGGGTTTCTCTTCAGAAGTATTTTTAATTAAACCAAGCTTTATATTTTTTCCCACATTGTGTTAATTGGTCATTTCATTGCAAACATTAACTCAGCATAAGATttaatccaatccactttattcctatctcacattttataaacactgtttccaaagtgctgcacaaattttaaaaaacaataatcatacaatataaataaacaatagtCAGAAAATGCACGCTATTTTGTCACCAACGACATGCCGTAAATGTTTCCATGATGGCGGCCAGATTGCGCATGCGCAATATGGGTTGCTGGCAGATTTGGTTGTCATAAGGTGACTGACCGCATTGAAcaacattaaaacacatttatacGAGATATGGCGTCGCGTTTGACAACCAGGATGTTTTGTGCCATGAGGGAAACCGCAAACATTCCTCACTCACAGAGTCGGtgggaaaaactaaaaaatagcAAAGCAGGTGAGAAACTGCACATTTGAGTCATAAGCTTCGCTCATACCATGCTTGTATGTACCGCTCATAACAAATTGCTGGACATTTTTTGATAAGCAAATATATTGTGCATTATTCTACTATGGCCTTTTTTGGTAGCATGTTACATTATAGTCCCTCGGCTTTTTAATAAACAAGTATGGTTAGCTAGGGCAAAGAACAATGGGCACAACAACAGCCAACGgtaataaaagaaataataaagtaaatcgGAAAAGAAATGTGATCTCGATTCATACTAACATGGAATCTCATTTCtaaatattgcttttttttttactgaacaaGCTGTATCACAAACACATGTTGCTATTTACTCAACATCTGCTCCCCGTTCACACCTAAAACACTAACAAGTCATATGACCTTGGGGAGAAACGATGGCTAATTGGGCCTGACTAATACAGTTTAACATAGGGGTGTACTCCCTTTTTGTTGCCGGTGGTTTCGacattaatggttgtgtgttgagttattttgaagggacaATAAATTGATAggtatccaagctgtacactgactactttacattgcaccaaagtgtcatttctttcgtgttgtcccatgaaaatgtgacgggtgtactcacttttgtgagatcctCTATCTGGCCGCCCGGGTCGTGTTGCGCTCTTCAACCTTCGCAAAAGTAAAAATTGATTAGTGTTTGATTTGATTATTTTCCATGTAAAACGTCTTGAGTTTGAACAGTGAGAGTGTTCTTGGTTCATCCCTGATAAAGAATTGAATGGGCAAACATGGAGTTGAATTGAGTTTTACACACGCCCTGATTTGGGTTGTGGCACAAAGAGTTAAATTTGTTCATCTTTTCGTTTGTTTTAGGTGTATGGAGCCGCAGTCTGGCCTCCGACTACAAAGAGGCGTGTCGGGAGGCGGTGGTTGGCATCTATGAGCATCCTGTCAAAGCATCGGTGTACGTTTCCGTGCTCGGTGGAGCATTAACCTGTTTCCTCTCAAAACCTGACAAGTCGTCCTTTGAGGCCGCTCTGCTGGAACGCTCCAGTCAGCTGGGCCTGCTGTCGTCGTGGATCCGCAGCGCAACCTCCGATAAGCATGTGCAGAGTCTGCTTAAGCTTCGCAATGAGGGCCGTCTGCGACACATCAACCTGGGCATACTCTCGATCATTTATTCGACTGACTACGACCCTGACAGCACACTTTATGAAGCGCAGTGTTCTAGTTTGTCAGTACTCTGGAGAAACTTACCTGGGCGGGTGTTGGATGTAGGCTTTGTTGGCCACTGGTGGGTTCTGGACTCCAAGATGACAAACTATGACGTTAATGAAGAGGAGTTCACAGGCCTGCCTGTGCATATGCGAGTAACAGCACCACCCGGTGTTCAAGAGGTGGAACTGAATGAGCGACTGCACAGAGAGTCCTGGTTAGCACTGAAACTACAAGTTGAGAAGTAAGGCAGTGTTATGGACAGATGGAATAGGCATGAAGATATCGAATGTGGAAACGACTGGAGTGTatctaaaattaaaatatttgacatacagtacgtaCTGGGGGCAAACAGCAGATTACACCCTTGGTTTATGAATAATGAACTTTCCGCATATATTGTAACTTGGTTATTGATTTAAAGACAAGCCCGTATTCGGAGGCATTAACAATGAAAGACGTCAGCTTGAGGCACCACTGCAACATATAACGATGAGTAATATAAGTCATATCCTGCCTAATGATTGaatatccaataataaatacttaAGTACTGCATGAATtatgttttttccatgacttttATTCCCTTTACAAATGCCAGAGGCAGGTTCATGTCAACAGTTTCCTGTCTCACATATGATTTTAATATGTTAAATGTTTTCAATTGTGCTGCTGCCCTTGGCCTATGTCTTATGCCTcttattaaagacatttttaatctTACAAAATAAAGGTGAAGTGAAAAAACTCAGGTCTACACGCCACAGACAGTGAGATTGCaagtccaaatgtatttttttatttattgttaaaatgttattgGGAAATGCAATAAAGTGATGGCTGTAATTCAACAAGGGAAAATAAACGGTTGGACTTGTGCTTGTTTTTCATTCTTTCGGCATAACTTcctgtgtacttttattttgtcatgccCATTTCCTGTGTTCGCCCTCGTGTGGAAACTGAAGTAATCTTCAGTTTTATTTGCGTGTGTTGCttccttgcatttttttttttttttttactttttggagGACAAAGCATAGAAGGGATGTATAATAAATGCAAGAGATGGCTACAGATGAGGACAGGACATTTCCTCCACAAACATTCAGGTTTGGGGGTCGATTGTTGGCGCCCCAAGGGCAGTCGCCTCGCTCGCTTATAGCAAGAACCGGCCCTGTATTCACCTATGATCATGATTGAGCTCAAACCGTGGCCACTGGTCAGTAGTGGTTAACCACTCGGTTGGCCAATGCTTTGGCCACCACCAGGGGGCGCTTCAATATTTCCACTCTATTGGCTCACAGGGGCTAAACCGTTTCAATAGCGGTCAAAACGATGACGGTcggacactttaaaaaaaaataaaaactggtAATTACTTTGTCTTACTTTACTTATGCTGTAATTCGattctgcttttatttcctaTCCTCAGGCTGTTCGTCTTCTTTGCCAACGACGCTGGCTTACCTGTATGCTTGACGtgtggcgagaaattagcaaacaagaattgttgaaagacattttccaaAGAAGTGCTCAgcattttctgaaaagtagtaCTTTATTTCAAAGTGAGCCTACACTTGTGGTCATCCCCGCAGTCCAGCCCTGCCCACGTCAGCTCGAACCGGCAACCACATATATGTGGACATATACAGACTTGAGTGTTAAAGGAAAAGCCATATTTTGGTcctgttaaaattaccggaACTTCCCTGTAAAtgcgttgatttcacatagcaacagagAAACGAACGCCTCCACCTAGCATGACCTTTtccaaactaaaacaaaaacacagcagcagtagcagcagctgcAATATGTAACGTTACCTGTTGGTAGTGGCATGAGGCACTGTGAGCGCGGCGCTGACGTCCTGCGAAATTAGGGGTGCACTGATTACGATTTTCTGGCCaatctttaaaaagcctgacGTGCCGATTCCGATTTTGGccgatatgtttttttattttaattactgACAGCACACACCTTTCATGTTtcaatcttattttgttgaaaaacatttttacaaacttgtTTTAACTGCCCATGAAGTACTTCTCTCAAACATAAATGAAAAGTTTCAAAAATTGCTGCCCAAACTACGACTTATACCAGATCCTTTCATcttttattttccacattttaaaaacaaacaaaacttacagaacaggttacactgcaggcatgatttgagcctcttaccaCAAACTCCATCATTTTCCTTGTAGTAGCTTCTCGTTGCTCTTAAGCGCTAACATTGGGCCGCTTCCTGGCTCTTTGCTCCGCCTACCTTTCTCTTTAGCCTTAGCTGGattgctagctgtcagtctggAAGAGCAAAAAGGGGACAGTGACTAATTTCAGACCTTTGCGGAGGTAGAGAAGAGCGGGGATAACATCTGTTTCATTAAGGATGGTCCGATGATGGGCGCAACCCCACCAGGTGGCATCGTTACACATGTTTGTTGTAGTCTATTGTTGTAaaaggtaaaataaaaaaagatgaaaacttttacagtttataagctgtgttatgttttgcggcttcagtcttttttctttagtgGAACACTTCAGCGATTTTCATTCTTGAAAAAACTGGAATGAGAATGTGGCTCATTCACTGAGCAAAAGTAAAGCAGTGGAAATGAGCACAATAAAGATAAGCCATTCCAAAGGTTGTCTCTGCTTGGGAACACGGAAGGTGCTGCCTGTTACACGTTTGCAGTGCACGCACACCGCCGTGTCTCCACTGTAGTTCTTGAATTCCTTGCACGTGTAGGAGGGAGTCTGAGCCGCCAGATAGTTTGAAATGTGATGTGGGCAAAACAGTTTAcatcttctttctttcttaagCGTGTATGCATCCActccatcacttttttttttttgtttaagatACATGGCTTGAATATTCGGCTCTAAACCCGGGAATGACGCGGTGTCACGtggttgcaacccagcaattggctttattttgctcaaacatttGTATGTCATAAAAACGAATCGGGGAATCATCCtattattttgttgtatgttgttaaaatgtgcacaaataataataaatgctaatttcctgttaaaaataaatgttttgtttgcCCAACGtctcctgtgttttattctgattacgcctgaaatcatgatcaacaaagtaaggacaaaatcattcaaaaatcttgaacatttttttttgtaaaaagtatCAGTCTTGCCTGTATTGACTTTTAAAATGTTCAGTATTGCCCACCCATAACATCTCATCTGAATTAGGCTGAATCTCAGTTCTACCCCGTAGCCCTTCTCCTTCGTCTTACTCCTTGTCCCATCCCGTAAAACCTCGGGCCAATAAGAAGAGACATCTTCGCTCTTCACCGCTTTCTGGTTGTGATGTGGGCAGATGAGACAATTCACTTGTTCATACTAAATGTTTCCTTCCCTAAAGTAAAGTGCATACATTTGTACATTATTTCGATGTCATTTCGCCAACCTgacaacaccttttttttaataaaaggcacacatttttacaaaccgtaacatttattgcaaaactaacaactgtaataaataacagcttatacaaccagcactgtaactAAATGTATCAAattacatatgaaatagaaatactaTAAAAAACTTGATGAACATCAATGTGACGTTTGTCAGTGGCCTTCCTTCGCCCTTTATTATGCTCTacttcctgccttctcctggcctgtgtttttcttgcagttacaccttgagtgggctggaggcggggacgctgggcacacctgtagctgattactcgccatccatttaagctgactgctCGCAGCTGGACGCCGCCTGCCCACACGTGCACTCGTCTTTTCCTAGTTTCTAGTTTTTAGCCAGGCTAGCCCAGCCAGCtccttctattgtgtttttGGACTACTTTATGGTGATTCCTAGTTTTGCCTTTTCTgcaccatcgctttctgttaCTCTGTGGATTTTGCCTGCACGCTTGCATTAAAGTGTTGAACTGCATCTAAAGctccctgcctctgcttctggggTCCCATCCCCGTCTACATTCGTCacaatcaacaaatgtataaatctTATCAAACATTATTTCAAGGTGTAAAAACCTCCTtgttttggcctcgctctcctcctgtcgttgatgttctccctcagattgttttgtaagaatgtccagaatggcattttgttgcattttacttttCCATAGTGAGGTTGTAGCTTTCTAATGGTGCTGGAGTtctgtgtggtgtagcagagggctgacttcagttggctccGCATCTCCTGCTGgaatgacacatatgcatgattgatgggctaCGACTATTAActcaataatagtaatagtagtagataTGTTCATATagagtagtaaaaaaaaatacggcCAGGTTGTTTATATCTTtaatttagctcacttcctgaccatccatactgtatgctgcaactgtcataattagtttgctAGGTGAGcccatttaaaagaaaactacttcaaaatgatgttccacattattaagcatgcctCTCTCCGCTGACAAAAAAAGCGTCAAGtattgcaatgccttggacaaggcatgaaaacattcaataattcacaaattTGTGGCCGAATTTCGATGACAGTTGggattgtgctgataaaggcataatgagaaaggtttctgccagacaCATTTATGGAATCaagagagcacctgctaaaaagccacttcaaagcagcaaacaggtatttgaagctgctggtgcctctgacgtcccatgaacctcaaggtgtacgatcctccagaggcttgcGGTTATGCATAAACTACTATTTGGCACCCATAACCAACACTCATGAGCAGAAATGGATGCAGTGgaccaacaaat
This genomic interval from Dunckerocampus dactyliophorus isolate RoL2022-P2 chromosome 18, RoL_Ddac_1.1, whole genome shotgun sequence contains the following:
- the timm29 gene encoding mitochondrial import inner membrane translocase subunit Tim29 — protein: MASRLTTRMFCAMRETANIPHSQSRWEKLKNSKAGVWSRSLASDYKEACREAVVGIYEHPVKASVYVSVLGGALTCFLSKPDKSSFEAALLERSSQLGLLSSWIRSATSDKHVQSLLKLRNEGRLRHINLGILSIIYSTDYDPDSTLYEAQCSSLSVLWRNLPGRVLDVGFVGHWWVLDSKMTNYDVNEEEFTGLPVHMRVTAPPGVQEVELNERLHRESWLALKLQVEK